A window of Microcystis aeruginosa FD4 contains these coding sequences:
- a CDS encoding amino acid ABC transporter ATP-binding protein translates to MTTTTPVIVSEGLRKSYGSLEVLKGVTGTLYQGDVVSVIGPSGCGKSTFLRCLNRLETINGGRLEVMGIDISSPKLNQSVLRKLRSRVSMVFQHFNLFPHLTVLQNLMLAPKQVLHHSENEAKDTAIHYLEKVGLAPKADVYPDQLSGGQKQRVAIARSLCMKPEVILFDEPTSALDPELVGEVLNVMRQLADEGMTMVVVTHEMQFAKEVSNKVLFFNQGVIEEAGDPDTFFNHPHSERLQAFLSRINSN, encoded by the coding sequence ATGACCACTACTACCCCTGTGATTGTTAGTGAAGGTTTACGCAAAAGTTACGGCTCTTTAGAGGTACTTAAAGGAGTTACAGGCACTCTTTATCAAGGGGATGTGGTATCGGTAATCGGTCCCTCTGGCTGCGGCAAAAGTACCTTTTTACGCTGTCTCAATCGTTTGGAAACAATTAACGGCGGCCGCTTGGAGGTGATGGGAATTGACATCTCTTCCCCGAAGTTAAATCAATCAGTTCTCCGCAAGTTACGCAGCCGGGTAAGTATGGTGTTTCAACACTTTAATCTTTTTCCCCATCTCACCGTTTTACAAAACTTGATGTTAGCCCCCAAGCAAGTCTTACACCACTCGGAAAATGAGGCTAAGGATACGGCAATTCATTATCTGGAAAAGGTGGGATTGGCCCCAAAAGCCGATGTTTATCCCGACCAGTTATCGGGAGGACAAAAACAACGGGTGGCGATCGCTCGCAGTCTCTGCATGAAACCAGAGGTGATTTTATTTGATGAACCCACTTCGGCCCTGGATCCGGAATTGGTCGGGGAAGTGTTAAACGTTATGCGTCAATTGGCCGATGAGGGTATGACTATGGTAGTCGTCACCCACGAAATGCAGTTCGCTAAGGAAGTCTCTAACAAGGTTTTGTTCTTCAATCAAGGTGTCATCGAAGAAGCAGGCGATCCCGACACCTTCTTTAATCATCCCCACAGCGAGCGCCTGCAAGCCTTTTTAAGTCGGATCAATAGTAATTAG
- a CDS encoding ISAs1 family transposase — translation MACVQYYRTVKNGKTKLETRYFITSLSHEAQELSQSIRGHGSIENQLHWVLDVEFNEDSSRIRKDNAPENLAIIRHIALNLLKQDKTEKGSIRSKRNRSGWDNNYLLEILTNQ, via the coding sequence GTGGCTTGCGTCCAATATTATCGGACAGTAAAGAATGGTAAAACTAAGTTGGAAACTAGATATTTTATCACCAGTTTATCTCATGAGGCTCAAGAATTATCTCAATCTATTCGCGGACATGGGAGTATTGAAAATCAATTGCATTGGGTTTTAGATGTCGAATTTAATGAAGATAGTTCGAGAATTAGAAAAGATAATGCTCCTGAAAACTTGGCAATAATTAGACATATTGCTCTCAATTTATTGAAGCAAGATAAAACCGAGAAAGGAAGCATCAGAAGTAAACGAAATCGATCTGGATGGGATAACAATTATCTCCTTGAGATATTAACTAATCAATAA
- a CDS encoding Coenzyme F420 hydrogenase/dehydrogenase, beta subunit C-terminal domain, translating to MNSLAPHLKAKALKPNSRRPAKELCSECGLCDTYYIHYVKEACAFLNQQIADLEAEAHGRSRDLNQENDLYFGVHQEMMAAKKKQVIPGAQWTGIVSTIACEMLNRGLVEGVVCVQNTAEDRFQPQPILARTTEEILAAKVNKPTLSPNLSVLEEIEKSGMKRLLVIGVGCQIQALRAVEKKLGLEKLYVLGTPCVDNVTRSGLQKFLETTSRSPETVVHYEFMQDFRVHFKHEDGSIEMVPFFGLKTNKLKDVFAPSCMTCFDYVNSLADLVVGYMGAPFGWQWIVVRNDTGKEMLELVKDQLDTQDVMSSGDRKQAVQNSIPAYDKGVTLPMWAAKMMGVVIEKIGPKGLEYARFSIDSHFTRNYLYVKRNYPEKLAAHVPEYAKKIVEQYKLPD from the coding sequence ATGAACTCCCTTGCGCCACACCTAAAAGCCAAAGCCCTCAAACCCAATAGTCGTCGTCCTGCGAAGGAATTGTGTAGCGAGTGCGGACTTTGTGACACTTATTATATTCACTATGTTAAAGAAGCTTGTGCTTTTCTTAATCAACAAATCGCCGATTTAGAAGCAGAAGCACACGGCAGAAGTCGCGACTTAAATCAGGAAAATGATCTCTATTTTGGTGTTCATCAAGAGATGATGGCTGCCAAGAAAAAACAAGTTATTCCAGGGGCGCAATGGACAGGAATCGTCAGTACAATTGCCTGTGAAATGCTCAATCGTGGTTTAGTAGAAGGGGTGGTTTGTGTGCAGAATACCGCCGAGGATCGCTTTCAACCCCAGCCGATTCTCGCTCGTACTACTGAAGAAATTCTCGCCGCTAAAGTTAATAAACCGACTCTTTCTCCCAATTTATCAGTCCTAGAAGAAATTGAAAAATCGGGCATGAAACGGTTATTAGTTATCGGAGTTGGTTGTCAAATTCAAGCCCTAAGAGCAGTAGAAAAAAAATTAGGCTTAGAAAAGTTATATGTCTTAGGAACTCCCTGCGTCGATAATGTCACCCGTTCAGGACTACAAAAGTTTCTAGAAACTACCAGTCGTTCCCCAGAAACCGTGGTTCATTATGAATTTATGCAGGATTTTCGGGTACACTTTAAACACGAAGACGGCTCGATCGAAATGGTTCCCTTTTTTGGCTTAAAGACTAATAAATTAAAAGATGTTTTTGCCCCTTCCTGTATGACTTGTTTTGATTATGTTAACTCTCTTGCTGATTTAGTTGTGGGCTATATGGGCGCACCTTTTGGCTGGCAATGGATTGTCGTTCGTAATGATACGGGCAAAGAAATGTTAGAGTTAGTTAAAGATCAATTAGATACCCAAGATGTTATGTCTAGTGGTGATAGAAAACAGGCTGTACAAAATAGCATTCCCGCCTACGACAAAGGTGTAACATTACCGATGTGGGCGGCAAAAATGATGGGAGTAGTAATTGAAAAAATCGGGCCTAAAGGTTTAGAATACGCTCGCTTTTCCATCGATTCTCACTTTACCCGTAATTACCTTTATGTTAAACGTAATTATCCTGAAAAATTAGCGGCTCATGTTCCTGAATATGCTAAAAAGATTGTGGAACAGTATAAATTGCCCGATTAA
- a CDS encoding IS630 family transposase, whose amino-acid sequence MEAELQILEEFIKTNPDFRELKRALGVKLALSGYAYRAIQEIIGVTPRFIAKWKKEFISAGIEGIILKYKGSRTYLNAEEKQELIQWIINQSHWDIGELETYVLETYEVVFKSRQSYYQLLKEARISWPKAEQVNPKKAPEEVKKKNKEISQLLESKKEEIRSGKLVVYLLDECHLVWKDVLGYLWNFIKERLKEGQNPSELLERTLVKIENEKERQTYYGALNLEGKEFILAPYKAGKVENTVDFLKKLIQSNPRRKILIIWDGASYHAGEDMSKFLTEQNQGLSPEDWQITCHKFARYAPEENPVEAIWLQLKNLLRRFYWLAKSFRVVKRLFEFFAKFQLFNFPNLKKSDAFSQFI is encoded by the coding sequence ATGGAAGCAGAACTTCAAATTCTCGAAGAGTTCATCAAAACTAATCCCGACTTCCGAGAACTGAAAAGAGCCTTAGGGGTTAAGCTGGCTTTGTCGGGATACGCTTATAGAGCAATTCAAGAAATTATTGGAGTGACCCCCAGATTCATTGCTAAATGGAAAAAGGAATTTATTTCAGCAGGAATTGAGGGGATTATCTTGAAGTATAAAGGTTCGAGAACCTATCTAAATGCCGAGGAAAAACAAGAATTAATTCAATGGATTATCAACCAGAGTCACTGGGATATTGGGGAGCTAGAAACTTATGTACTAGAAACTTATGAGGTTGTGTTTAAATCGAGACAGAGCTACTACCAATTGCTAAAAGAAGCGAGAATTAGCTGGCCAAAGGCGGAACAAGTAAACCCGAAAAAAGCTCCAGAAGAGGTCAAAAAAAAGAATAAAGAAATCAGTCAATTATTGGAGAGCAAAAAAGAGGAGATTCGGTCGGGAAAGCTGGTGGTGTACTTGCTTGATGAATGTCATCTGGTCTGGAAAGATGTTCTAGGCTATCTCTGGAACTTTATTAAAGAAAGACTAAAAGAAGGTCAAAATCCCTCAGAGTTACTCGAAAGAACTTTGGTAAAAATTGAGAATGAAAAAGAGAGACAAACTTATTATGGAGCTTTAAATTTAGAGGGCAAAGAATTTATTTTAGCTCCCTACAAGGCAGGGAAGGTCGAGAATACAGTAGATTTCTTGAAAAAACTAATTCAAAGCAACCCTAGGCGAAAAATACTGATTATTTGGGATGGAGCTTCCTATCATGCGGGAGAAGATATGAGCAAATTCCTTACTGAACAAAATCAGGGTTTATCCCCAGAAGATTGGCAGATTACCTGTCATAAATTTGCTCGATACGCTCCCGAAGAAAATCCAGTAGAAGCAATTTGGCTACAGTTAAAAAATCTTTTGAGAAGATTTTATTGGTTGGCCAAAAGTTTTCGAGTGGTTAAACGCCTGTTCGAGTTTTTTGCCAAATTTCAATTATTTAATTTTCCTAACCTTAAGAAATCCGATGCCTTTTCACAATTCATTTAG
- a CDS encoding ABC transporter permease subunit (The N-terminal region of this protein, as described by TIGR01726, is a three transmembrane segment that identifies a subfamily of ABC transporter permease subunits, which specificities that include histidine, arginine, glutamine, glutamate, L-cystine (sic), the opines (in Agrobacterium) octopine and nopaline, etc.) codes for MIKFWRGRAVQRVIFALLGLVLALGLTVIPAFSQTPPNPFRVATEATFPPFEFQQGGQLTGFDIDLMRAIGKEADLNIDLRNLPFDGIIPALQARTVEAAISGMTITSERAQAISFSRPYFRAGLAIAVREDNKTIKNFEDLKGKRIAVQIGTTGALEATKIPGAVVSQFDSAALALQELINGRVEAVVNDKPVTLYAIKEAGLRGVKVVGELLTEEFYGIALPKNSPYLQLINDALGRVIESGQYDVIFRQWFGEKPPVLPLVAPALKNLQESSFNWGELFYNLIVKGVPWTILLTVLSFLFGLIGGTLVAIALISPYKWLKIICRIYVDFFRGTPMLVQLFLIYFGLPGLFREIGLNIDLDRLPAALFALSLNVAAYLAEIMRGGIQSIDNGQWEACSSLGMSPAQTMREVIFPQAFRRMLPPLGNEFITLIKDTSLAAVIGFEELFRQGQLMVATTYKAFEIYIAVALVYLVLTTLSSVVFKRLEISMDPLHKSKQDQKA; via the coding sequence ATGATTAAATTTTGGCGAGGGCGGGCGGTGCAGAGAGTCATCTTTGCCTTGTTAGGATTAGTTTTAGCGCTCGGATTAACTGTTATTCCCGCTTTTTCTCAGACTCCTCCTAATCCTTTTCGAGTCGCCACAGAAGCGACTTTTCCACCCTTTGAATTTCAACAAGGGGGACAATTAACCGGGTTTGATATCGATTTAATGCGGGCAATTGGCAAGGAAGCTGATCTCAACATTGACTTGAGAAATTTACCCTTTGATGGTATTATTCCGGCCCTACAAGCAAGAACAGTGGAAGCCGCTATTAGTGGCATGACAATCACCTCTGAACGCGCCCAAGCGATTTCTTTTTCTCGACCTTATTTTAGGGCTGGTTTAGCGATCGCTGTTCGGGAAGATAATAAGACGATTAAAAATTTTGAAGACTTAAAAGGCAAAAGAATTGCCGTCCAAATTGGCACAACGGGAGCCTTAGAAGCAACAAAAATACCTGGAGCAGTGGTTAGTCAATTTGACTCGGCGGCTTTAGCTTTGCAGGAATTAATTAATGGTCGAGTTGAGGCGGTAGTTAACGATAAACCCGTAACTTTGTATGCCATTAAAGAAGCGGGTTTGCGGGGAGTAAAGGTGGTCGGAGAATTATTAACGGAGGAATTCTACGGCATTGCTTTACCCAAAAATTCCCCCTATCTCCAGTTAATTAATGATGCTCTCGGTCGAGTCATAGAAAGTGGTCAGTACGATGTTATTTTTCGGCAATGGTTTGGAGAAAAACCGCCAGTATTACCCTTAGTTGCTCCAGCTTTAAAGAATTTACAGGAATCGAGTTTTAACTGGGGAGAATTATTCTATAACCTGATTGTGAAAGGGGTTCCCTGGACAATTCTGTTAACGGTTCTGTCTTTTCTTTTCGGGTTAATCGGTGGAACTTTAGTGGCTATTGCCCTGATTTCTCCCTACAAATGGTTAAAAATAATTTGCCGCATCTATGTGGATTTCTTTCGGGGAACACCGATGCTGGTGCAATTATTCTTGATCTATTTTGGTTTGCCCGGGTTGTTCCGAGAAATTGGCTTAAATATCGACTTAGATCGTTTACCGGCGGCCTTATTTGCCCTAAGTTTAAATGTGGCGGCCTATTTAGCTGAAATTATGCGCGGCGGTATTCAATCGATCGATAATGGTCAATGGGAAGCTTGTTCTAGTTTAGGAATGTCCCCAGCACAAACCATGCGCGAGGTGATTTTTCCCCAAGCTTTTCGCAGGATGTTGCCACCGTTGGGGAATGAATTTATCACCCTAATTAAAGATACCAGTTTAGCGGCAGTAATCGGTTTTGAAGAATTATTCCGGCAAGGTCAATTAATGGTAGCCACTACCTATAAAGCTTTCGAGATTTATATCGCTGTTGCTTTAGTTTATTTGGTTTTAACTACCCTTTCCTCTGTGGTATTTAAGCGCTTAGAGATTTCTATGGATCCCCTACATAAATCTAAACAGGATCAGAAAGCCTAG